One window from the genome of Aricia agestis chromosome 6, ilAriAges1.1, whole genome shotgun sequence encodes:
- the LOC121727942 gene encoding RIMS-binding protein 2 isoform X4: MSGYSMSSGGESDALSRRLREAERARADAERAHADALAQLRNAQRSPLDAHNVEQLQSRVRELEKKAALETVRCEELQLEMSSAMRPRGATTTSWTTPIAQPASEIERIMAKIEQDNRILAELEHTRSTTHGMQQSGSNQALGEFHSPTPSPHPHSYTSTTGHVALCQSSTMPTLSGLHATQSQFTAPSSNSVAYSMGVHNPTSYSNPVASSYGMTNTHQVTFTNPVTAPLVNNIGQISSTLAGLQSNLQNITGNVSGMNLGTNITGPSITGTLPGTGLTSCLNNPPVSLSSGLTSTLAGIQSSLTGALGNTLSNLTSGTQLGALNTSLNATNAFGTGAGTYTNPLLSSGLGTNAMNIKLKPMDEIDLGLSRFGTSNPPLVRATTPVTPHQPSWNLGLDNQFGTDRLGTLDSTFCHDRGTRAIRLLPNNMLDMDVRNTHYMNGGGSAEPQVDMLDIPGKGRCCVYIARFSYDPPDVETAEGELSICAGDYLLVWGQADPNATMLDAELLDGRRGLVPANFVQRLVGDDLLEFHQAVVATLRDVDETATTAISDLSLSRDVARLSEMADISEGPEDDDNVPAPRQLSLERQLNKSVLIGWTAPEGVQQANIESYHVYVDGVLKTTVKATERTRALVEGVDANRPHRISVRSVTATRRTSRDAACTMVIGRDTGNMGPTCVRASGVTCSQAIISWLPANSNHQHVVCVNNVEVRTVKPGVYRHTITGLSPSTQYRVTVRAKHLRAGPPGMPIEEAPGAYTDFRTLPKGLPDPPNEIMVEAGPQDGTLLVTWQPVLRPPASGPVTGYAVYADGKKVTDVDSPTGDHALIDIGKLIGLNPKCVTVRTKSRDSQSSDSAPTPIPPAVLRGVASRGPRGPGPGQIPGQNQQAQGYRMQRPQPYQQQQQVIEHDENLSDKEIFPTNRHDQQAAAQPTSGFGTGLLKSIFDKITPSQSGIPAIEITREGAAEVVEEEDARRRPQQPSQPAQASQQPSNQQYQNTQAYHGTQQPPFPPGGQFPSNQPHQYPGQSQQYQNPPPRNHNERGRPPNPHQQNPQGQQGPMPQYGPRGGPPVGPRGPHPGQRSQMHQPHSQSKRSRYFIALFDYDPATMSPNPESCDEELPFSEGDTIKVWGDKDADGFYWGECRGRRGYVPHNMVEEVSEQEATGQAAAKPRDRWTDAYANQPVRRMVALYDYDPQELSPNVDADAELSFQTGQIIHVYGDMDDDGFYMAEIDGLRGLVPSNFLTEANDQYTAGQTSQGAGMAGRGAVPGGSVPGGGQGRGRGAPPGPGARGPPPPPRDNVAPAPRNHHRKTDACPLPPSQLDHNTSASNPEQANSQSRGRGAAAAAASTIARTSAGNAGTPTAQSPGTGATLAMPPVGTTTAVSTSPARRGGPTVVPAPTAQPPAPQPAAGQPQPATSQPNLMQKFTEMTAPGGDILSKGKELIFMKFGLGGK, from the exons ATGAGTGGGTACAGCATGTCGAGCGGCGGCGAGTCGGACGCGCTGTCGCGGCGGCTGCGTGAGGCGGAGCGCGCGCGGGCCGACGCCGAGCGCGCGCACGCAGACGCGCTGGCGCAGCTGCGGAACGCGCAACGTTCGCCGCTCGACGCGCACAACGTCGAACAGCTGCAGTCGAGGGTACGGGAGTTGGAGAAGAAG GCTGCATTGGAAACTGTCCGTTGCGAAGAACTTCAGTTGGAGATGTCATCGGCGATGCGCCCGCGCGGCGCCACCACCACGTCGTGGACGACTCCCATCGCACAACCTGCCTCGGAAATTGAACGAATCATGGCGAAGATCGAGCAAGACAATCGAATCTTGGCTGAATTGGAACATACTAGATCTACCACTCATG GCATGCAACAAAGTGGATCTAATCAGGCCCTGGGGGAATTCCATTCACCGACGCCATCACCTCACCCCCACTCGTACACGAGCACGACGGGGCACGTAGCACTGTGTCAGAGCAGCACCATGCCCACTCTGTCGGGGCTACACGCCACGCAGTCGCAGTTCACGGCCCCCAGCTCCAACTCCGTCGCCTACTCCATGGGCGTTCACAACCCGACCTCATACTCGAACCCCGTAGCCTCGAGCTACGGAATGACCAACACTCATCAAGTCACGTTCACCAACCCAGTTACCGCTCCTCTAGTTAACAATATAGGTCAAATTTCAAGCACCCTGGCAGGACTGCAGTcaaatttacaaaacataacCGGAAACGTATCGGGAATGAATCTCGGCACGAATATTACCGGACCGTCTATCACTGGCACGCTCCCAGGAACCGGTCTGACGAGCTGTTTGAATAATCCACCTGTAAGTTTGTCGTCGGGATTAACGAGTACATTGGCGGGAATACAATCATCATTAACGGGAGCTCTCGGAAACACGCTCTCGAATCTAACAAGTGGTACTCAACTCGGTGCATTAAATACGAGTTTAAATGCGACGAATGCATTCGGAACGGGCGCCGGGACGTACACGAATCCTCTGCTATCAAGCGGTCTGGGAACTAACGCTATGAATATTAAACTTAAGCCGATGGATGAAATTGATCTCGGATTATCTAGGTTCGGAACGAGTAATCCGCCATTAGTTAGAGCGACCACACCCGTAACTCCGCACCAACCGAGCTGGAACTTAGGTTTAGATAACCAATTTGGAACTGATAGACTAGGAACCTTAGATTCGACGTTCTGCCACGACCGGGGTACGAGAGCTATAAGACTTTTACCGAATAATATGTTGGATATGGACG taCGTAATACGCATTATATGAATGGCGGCGGCTCAGCAGAGCCTCAAGTTGATATGTTGGATATACCTGGAAAGGGCAGATGTTGTGTTTATATTGCAAGATTTTCTTACGACCCACCAGA CGTTGAGACAGCAGAGGGAGAGCTATCAATATGTGCTGGAGACTATCTGCTTGTGTGGGGTCAAGCTGATCCCAATGCGACAATGCTTGACGCAGAATTACTTGACGGAAGACGCGGCCTTGTGCCAGCCAACTTCGTACAAAGACTAGTTGGAGACGACCTTTTAGAATTCCATCAG GCCGTTGTTGCTACATTGAGAGACGTAGACGAAACAGCAACTACTGCTATTAGCGACTTATCACTCAGTCGAGACGTGGCCAGACTTAGTGAAATGGCCGATATCAGTGAAGGACCAGAAGACGACGATAATG TGCCGGCGCCACGGCAGCTGAGCTTGGAGAGACAGCTGAACAAGTCGGTGCTGATCGGCTGGACGGCGCCCGAAGGGGTTCAGCAGGCCAACATCGAGAGCTACCATGTGTACGTCGACGGAGTCCTGAAGACGACGGTCAAAGCGACGGAGCGCACACGAGCGCTCGTCGAGGGTGTGGATGCTAACAGA CCTCATCGCATCAGCGTGCGGTCCGTGACGGCGACGCGACGTACCTCCCGCGACGCCGCCTGTACGATGGTCATTGGTAGAGACACTGGTAACATGGGCCCGACGTGCGTTAGAGCGAGCGGCGTCACCTGCTCCCAAGCTATCATATCATGGCTACCGGCTAATTCTAATCATCAACACGTCGTTTGCGTTAACAATGTCGAA GTGCGAACTGTCAAACCGGGTGTATACCGTCATACAATCACTGGGCTATCACCGAGCACGCAGTATCGAGTTACCGTACGGGCTAAACACTTACGAGCTGGCCCCCCCGGTATGCCCATAGAAGAAGCACCCGGCGCTTACACCGACTTCCGAACGCTACCCAAAGGACTTCCGGACCCACCGAACGAAATCATG GTGGAAGCTGGACCCCAGGACGGCACTCTGCTAGTGACATGGCAGCCGGTGCTCCGACCGCCCGCGTCCGGCCCCGTTACCGGATACGCAGTATACGCCGACGGCAAGAAGGTGACCGACGTAGATTCGCCGACGGGCGATCACGCGCTCATCGATATTGGCAAACTGATTGGCCTCAATCCCAAATGTGTCACT GTGCGAACTAAGTCTCGAGACAGCCAATCCAGTGATAGCGCTCCGACCCCTATTCCACCGGCCGTGCTTCGAGGTGTGGCATCGCGGGGCCCCCGGGGACCAGGCCCAGGGCAAATTCCGGGACAAAATCAACAGGCTCAAGGCTATCGAATGCAACGCCCCCAACCTTATCAGCAGCAGCAGCAAGTAATAGAGCACGATGAAAACCTCTCCGATAAGGAAATCTTCCCCACCAATCGTCACGATCAGCAGGCGGCAGCTCAG CCTACGAGCGGATTCGGCACAGGTCTCCTAAAGAGTATATTCGACAAAATAACCCCTTCG CAATCGGGAATACCGGCCATCGAAATCACTAGAGAGGGTGCGGCGGAGGTGGTTGAGGAGGAGGACGCGCGCCGACGCCCGCAG CAGCCGTCCCAACCTGCACAAGCGTCGCAACAGCCTTCAAATCAGCAGTACCAGAATACACAAGCCTACCATGGCACGCAGCAACCCCCCTTTCCTCCGGGCGGCCAGTTTCCAAGTAACCAGCCGCACCAATATCCCGGTCAGTCGCAGCAGTATCAGAACCCTCCGCCTAGAAACCACAACGAAAGGGGTCGCCCACCCAACCCACATCAG CAAAACCCACAAGGTCAACAAGGTCCCATGCCCCAATACGGTCCCCGTGGGGGCCCTCCGGTAGGCCCTAGAGGCCCACACCCTGGCCAGCGATCGCAAATGCATCAACCTCACTCCCAATCAAAAAGAAGCCGCTACTTCATAGCATTATTCGACTACGACCCAGCCACGATGAGTCCAAACCCGGAAAGCTGCGATGAAGAGTTGCCCTTCAGTGAAGGAGACACAATCAAG GTTTGGGGAGACAAAGACGCCGATGGATTCTATTGGGGCGAGTGTCGTGGTCGGCGAGGATACGTGCCGCACAACATGGTGGAGGAGGTCTCCGAGCAGGAGGCCACCGGCCAAGCCGCCGCCAAGCCGAGAGACAGATGGACGGACGCGTACGCCAACCAGCCCGTCAGGAGAATGGTCGCTCTGTACGATTACGACCCGCAGGAGCTCAGTCCCAATGTAGACGCCGAT GCGGAGCTAAGCTTCCAGACGGGTCAGATAATTCACGTGTACGGAGATATGGATGATGATGGATTTTATATGGCTGAAATCGACGGCTTGAGAGGACTAGTCCCTAGCAACTTCCTAACGGAGGCTAACGATCAATACACGGCAGGACAAACTAGTCAAG GAGCAGGAATGGCGGGGCGAGGTGCAGTACCGGGAGGCAGCGTCCCGGGAGGCGGGCAGGGGCGAGGGCGGGGCGCGCCCCCCGGGCCAGGGGCGAGgggcccgcccccgcccccgcggGACAACGTCGCCCCCGCGCCGAGAAACCACCACCGGAAAACAG ATGCCTGCCCTCTTCCCCCTTCTCAGTTAGACCACAACACATCCGCCAGTAATCCAGAACAGGCGAATTCTCAG TCGAGGGGGAgaggcgcggcggcggcggcggcgagcaCGATCGCGCGCACGAGCGCTGGTAACGCGGGCACGCCGACCGCGCAGTCGCCCGGCACCGGCGCGACGCTGGCCATGCCGCCCGTGGGCACCACCACCGCCGTGAGCACGTCGCCCGCGCGCCGCGGCGGCCCCACCGTGGTGCCGGCGCCCACCGCGCAGCCCCCCGCGCCGCAGCCCGCCGCCGGCCAGCCGCAGCCCGCCACCTCGCAGCCCAACCTCATGCAGAAGTTTACGGAGATGACGGCGCCCGGCGGCGACATCCTCAGCAAGGGCAAGGAGCTCATCTTCATGAAGTTCGGGCTGGGCGGGAAATAA
- the LOC121727942 gene encoding RIMS-binding protein 2 isoform X10 has product MSGYSMSSGGESDALSRRLREAERARADAERAHADALAQLRNAQRSPLDAHNVEQLQSRVRELEKKAALETVRCEELQLEMSSAMRPRGATTTSWTTPIAQPASEIERIMAKIEQDNRILAELEHTRSTTHGMQQSGSNQALGEFHSPTPSPHPHSYTSTTGHVALCQSSTMPTLSGLHATQSQFTAPSSNSVAYSMGVHNPTSYSNPVASSYGMTNTHQVTFTNPVTAPLVNNIGQISSTLAGLQSNLQNITGNVSGMNLGTNITGPSITGTLPGTGLTSCLNNPPVSLSSGLTSTLAGIQSSLTGALGNTLSNLTSGTQLGALNTSLNATNAFGTGAGTYTNPLLSSGLGTNAMNIKLKPMDEIDLGLSRFGTSNPPLVRATTPVTPHQPSWNLGLDNQFGTDRLGTLDSTFCHDRGTRAIRLLPNNMLDMDVRNTHYMNGGGSAEPQVDMLDIPGKGRCCVYIARFSYDPPDVETAEGELSICAGDYLLVWGQADPNATMLDAELLDGRRGLVPANFVQRLVGDDLLEFHQAVVATLRDVDETATTAISDLSLSRDVARLSEMADISEGPEDDDNVPAPRQLSLERQLNKSVLIGWTAPEGVQQANIESYHVYVDGVLKTTVKATERTRALVEGVDANRPHRISVRSVTATRRTSRDAACTMVIGRDTGNMGPTCVRASGVTCSQAIISWLPANSNHQHVVCVNNVEVRTVKPGVYRHTITGLSPSTQYRVTVRAKHLRAGPPGMPIEEAPGAYTDFRTLPKGLPDPPNEIMVEAGPQDGTLLVTWQPVLRPPASGPVTGYAVYADGKKVTDVDSPTGDHALIDIGKLIGLNPKCVTVRTKSRDSQSSDSAPTPIPPAVLRGVASRGPRGPGPGQIPGQNQQAQGYRMQRPQPYQQQQQVIEHDENLSDKEIFPTNRHDQQAAAQQPSQPAQASQQPSNQQYQNTQAYHGTQQPPFPPGGQFPSNQPHQYPGQSQQYQNPPPRNHNERGRPPNPHQQNPQGQQGPMPQYGPRGGPPVGPRGPHPGQRSQMHQPHSQSKRSRYFIALFDYDPATMSPNPESCDEELPFSEGDTIKVWGDKDADGFYWGECRGRRGYVPHNMVEEVSEQEATGQAAAKPRDRWTDAYANQPVRRMVALYDYDPQELSPNVDADAELSFQTGQIIHVYGDMDDDGFYMAEIDGLRGLVPSNFLTEANDQYTAGQTSQGAGMAGRGAVPGGSVPGGGQGRGRGAPPGPGARGPPPPPRDNVAPAPRNHHRKTDACPLPPSQLDHNTSASNPEQANSQSRGRGAAAAAASTIARTSAGNAGTPTAQSPGTGATLAMPPVGTTTAVSTSPARRGGPTVVPAPTAQPPAPQPAAGQPQPATSQPNLMQKFTEMTAPGGDILSKGKELIFMKFGLGGK; this is encoded by the exons ATGAGTGGGTACAGCATGTCGAGCGGCGGCGAGTCGGACGCGCTGTCGCGGCGGCTGCGTGAGGCGGAGCGCGCGCGGGCCGACGCCGAGCGCGCGCACGCAGACGCGCTGGCGCAGCTGCGGAACGCGCAACGTTCGCCGCTCGACGCGCACAACGTCGAACAGCTGCAGTCGAGGGTACGGGAGTTGGAGAAGAAG GCTGCATTGGAAACTGTCCGTTGCGAAGAACTTCAGTTGGAGATGTCATCGGCGATGCGCCCGCGCGGCGCCACCACCACGTCGTGGACGACTCCCATCGCACAACCTGCCTCGGAAATTGAACGAATCATGGCGAAGATCGAGCAAGACAATCGAATCTTGGCTGAATTGGAACATACTAGATCTACCACTCATG GCATGCAACAAAGTGGATCTAATCAGGCCCTGGGGGAATTCCATTCACCGACGCCATCACCTCACCCCCACTCGTACACGAGCACGACGGGGCACGTAGCACTGTGTCAGAGCAGCACCATGCCCACTCTGTCGGGGCTACACGCCACGCAGTCGCAGTTCACGGCCCCCAGCTCCAACTCCGTCGCCTACTCCATGGGCGTTCACAACCCGACCTCATACTCGAACCCCGTAGCCTCGAGCTACGGAATGACCAACACTCATCAAGTCACGTTCACCAACCCAGTTACCGCTCCTCTAGTTAACAATATAGGTCAAATTTCAAGCACCCTGGCAGGACTGCAGTcaaatttacaaaacataacCGGAAACGTATCGGGAATGAATCTCGGCACGAATATTACCGGACCGTCTATCACTGGCACGCTCCCAGGAACCGGTCTGACGAGCTGTTTGAATAATCCACCTGTAAGTTTGTCGTCGGGATTAACGAGTACATTGGCGGGAATACAATCATCATTAACGGGAGCTCTCGGAAACACGCTCTCGAATCTAACAAGTGGTACTCAACTCGGTGCATTAAATACGAGTTTAAATGCGACGAATGCATTCGGAACGGGCGCCGGGACGTACACGAATCCTCTGCTATCAAGCGGTCTGGGAACTAACGCTATGAATATTAAACTTAAGCCGATGGATGAAATTGATCTCGGATTATCTAGGTTCGGAACGAGTAATCCGCCATTAGTTAGAGCGACCACACCCGTAACTCCGCACCAACCGAGCTGGAACTTAGGTTTAGATAACCAATTTGGAACTGATAGACTAGGAACCTTAGATTCGACGTTCTGCCACGACCGGGGTACGAGAGCTATAAGACTTTTACCGAATAATATGTTGGATATGGACG taCGTAATACGCATTATATGAATGGCGGCGGCTCAGCAGAGCCTCAAGTTGATATGTTGGATATACCTGGAAAGGGCAGATGTTGTGTTTATATTGCAAGATTTTCTTACGACCCACCAGA CGTTGAGACAGCAGAGGGAGAGCTATCAATATGTGCTGGAGACTATCTGCTTGTGTGGGGTCAAGCTGATCCCAATGCGACAATGCTTGACGCAGAATTACTTGACGGAAGACGCGGCCTTGTGCCAGCCAACTTCGTACAAAGACTAGTTGGAGACGACCTTTTAGAATTCCATCAG GCCGTTGTTGCTACATTGAGAGACGTAGACGAAACAGCAACTACTGCTATTAGCGACTTATCACTCAGTCGAGACGTGGCCAGACTTAGTGAAATGGCCGATATCAGTGAAGGACCAGAAGACGACGATAATG TGCCGGCGCCACGGCAGCTGAGCTTGGAGAGACAGCTGAACAAGTCGGTGCTGATCGGCTGGACGGCGCCCGAAGGGGTTCAGCAGGCCAACATCGAGAGCTACCATGTGTACGTCGACGGAGTCCTGAAGACGACGGTCAAAGCGACGGAGCGCACACGAGCGCTCGTCGAGGGTGTGGATGCTAACAGA CCTCATCGCATCAGCGTGCGGTCCGTGACGGCGACGCGACGTACCTCCCGCGACGCCGCCTGTACGATGGTCATTGGTAGAGACACTGGTAACATGGGCCCGACGTGCGTTAGAGCGAGCGGCGTCACCTGCTCCCAAGCTATCATATCATGGCTACCGGCTAATTCTAATCATCAACACGTCGTTTGCGTTAACAATGTCGAA GTGCGAACTGTCAAACCGGGTGTATACCGTCATACAATCACTGGGCTATCACCGAGCACGCAGTATCGAGTTACCGTACGGGCTAAACACTTACGAGCTGGCCCCCCCGGTATGCCCATAGAAGAAGCACCCGGCGCTTACACCGACTTCCGAACGCTACCCAAAGGACTTCCGGACCCACCGAACGAAATCATG GTGGAAGCTGGACCCCAGGACGGCACTCTGCTAGTGACATGGCAGCCGGTGCTCCGACCGCCCGCGTCCGGCCCCGTTACCGGATACGCAGTATACGCCGACGGCAAGAAGGTGACCGACGTAGATTCGCCGACGGGCGATCACGCGCTCATCGATATTGGCAAACTGATTGGCCTCAATCCCAAATGTGTCACT GTGCGAACTAAGTCTCGAGACAGCCAATCCAGTGATAGCGCTCCGACCCCTATTCCACCGGCCGTGCTTCGAGGTGTGGCATCGCGGGGCCCCCGGGGACCAGGCCCAGGGCAAATTCCGGGACAAAATCAACAGGCTCAAGGCTATCGAATGCAACGCCCCCAACCTTATCAGCAGCAGCAGCAAGTAATAGAGCACGATGAAAACCTCTCCGATAAGGAAATCTTCCCCACCAATCGTCACGATCAGCAGGCGGCAGCTCAG CAGCCGTCCCAACCTGCACAAGCGTCGCAACAGCCTTCAAATCAGCAGTACCAGAATACACAAGCCTACCATGGCACGCAGCAACCCCCCTTTCCTCCGGGCGGCCAGTTTCCAAGTAACCAGCCGCACCAATATCCCGGTCAGTCGCAGCAGTATCAGAACCCTCCGCCTAGAAACCACAACGAAAGGGGTCGCCCACCCAACCCACATCAG CAAAACCCACAAGGTCAACAAGGTCCCATGCCCCAATACGGTCCCCGTGGGGGCCCTCCGGTAGGCCCTAGAGGCCCACACCCTGGCCAGCGATCGCAAATGCATCAACCTCACTCCCAATCAAAAAGAAGCCGCTACTTCATAGCATTATTCGACTACGACCCAGCCACGATGAGTCCAAACCCGGAAAGCTGCGATGAAGAGTTGCCCTTCAGTGAAGGAGACACAATCAAG GTTTGGGGAGACAAAGACGCCGATGGATTCTATTGGGGCGAGTGTCGTGGTCGGCGAGGATACGTGCCGCACAACATGGTGGAGGAGGTCTCCGAGCAGGAGGCCACCGGCCAAGCCGCCGCCAAGCCGAGAGACAGATGGACGGACGCGTACGCCAACCAGCCCGTCAGGAGAATGGTCGCTCTGTACGATTACGACCCGCAGGAGCTCAGTCCCAATGTAGACGCCGAT GCGGAGCTAAGCTTCCAGACGGGTCAGATAATTCACGTGTACGGAGATATGGATGATGATGGATTTTATATGGCTGAAATCGACGGCTTGAGAGGACTAGTCCCTAGCAACTTCCTAACGGAGGCTAACGATCAATACACGGCAGGACAAACTAGTCAAG GAGCAGGAATGGCGGGGCGAGGTGCAGTACCGGGAGGCAGCGTCCCGGGAGGCGGGCAGGGGCGAGGGCGGGGCGCGCCCCCCGGGCCAGGGGCGAGgggcccgcccccgcccccgcggGACAACGTCGCCCCCGCGCCGAGAAACCACCACCGGAAAACAG ATGCCTGCCCTCTTCCCCCTTCTCAGTTAGACCACAACACATCCGCCAGTAATCCAGAACAGGCGAATTCTCAG TCGAGGGGGAgaggcgcggcggcggcggcggcgagcaCGATCGCGCGCACGAGCGCTGGTAACGCGGGCACGCCGACCGCGCAGTCGCCCGGCACCGGCGCGACGCTGGCCATGCCGCCCGTGGGCACCACCACCGCCGTGAGCACGTCGCCCGCGCGCCGCGGCGGCCCCACCGTGGTGCCGGCGCCCACCGCGCAGCCCCCCGCGCCGCAGCCCGCCGCCGGCCAGCCGCAGCCCGCCACCTCGCAGCCCAACCTCATGCAGAAGTTTACGGAGATGACGGCGCCCGGCGGCGACATCCTCAGCAAGGGCAAGGAGCTCATCTTCATGAAGTTCGGGCTGGGCGGGAAATAA